The Falsibacillus pallidus genome has a window encoding:
- a CDS encoding S-layer homology domain-containing protein — protein sequence MKRLFLFFMALFLVAGGFQGKSALAASDDITGITLEQEMRAMIAAGVMQGYGEGIYKPAKEVTRGEFATFLSRALTLPEGEPKFKDVALSSKLAVGINSASQAGIINGYNDGRFGPNDPVTREQMAQMIANALDYLVIEKVKDSVQFKDEADFTSSIFKSSVLTSVHYGIINGFNDGEFKPKQKATRDQAAAMISRLLDTASQQEQETEPPSDADTFKVATIVDGQLKYSSKNYSSMDQASAAITDSNNQVVTQGADQTQIVKMKSGVAVAKATVDSAITIIYAEDLKTQLTYVVPQTELRYIDADDQKVKVQIAETIGYVKQTAVTLVPNQLKQGQSYYMNNGGSLEHYIFSPAAGTYASYVYGKAPSFLTPGVKYYSWDGHTFLNENGTKVGDAYQYFNYLSVRTTTSYTADQLNQYVNAVKTDSPLKTQGAAFKKAEELYHINALYLLANAIHESNYGLSSIAKDKFNLFGIKAYDGDPYNSAQTFTSFEECILYQAEKLSSRYVNPSGGYDNGAIPGNKSVGMNVKYASDPYWGQKIAGHMYRADNYLKNADFGKYSLGVTSVSGLNVRQQPNTLLPAEFTYKKVGLPIVILESTPQPDGTWIKTIPDLYSYTDAYIHGDFVTEIPIAK from the coding sequence ATGAAAAGACTATTTTTGTTTTTTATGGCATTGTTTCTAGTGGCAGGAGGGTTCCAAGGAAAAAGCGCATTGGCCGCTTCTGACGACATCACGGGAATCACGCTGGAACAAGAAATGAGAGCCATGATTGCAGCAGGTGTCATGCAAGGGTATGGTGAAGGTATTTACAAGCCTGCGAAAGAGGTAACCCGAGGTGAATTTGCGACGTTCCTTTCCCGTGCACTGACATTGCCGGAAGGGGAGCCGAAGTTCAAAGATGTTGCCCTAAGTTCGAAGCTTGCAGTTGGGATCAACAGTGCTTCACAGGCAGGTATCATTAATGGCTACAACGATGGAAGATTCGGACCAAATGATCCGGTTACACGTGAGCAAATGGCTCAGATGATTGCCAATGCATTGGATTATCTTGTTATTGAAAAAGTAAAGGATTCTGTCCAATTCAAGGATGAAGCTGATTTTACTTCTTCCATTTTTAAAAGTTCCGTTTTAACAAGCGTCCATTACGGAATAATAAATGGTTTCAACGATGGAGAATTCAAACCTAAGCAGAAAGCTACCAGAGATCAGGCAGCAGCCATGATTTCACGTCTTTTGGATACAGCGAGTCAACAAGAACAAGAAACTGAGCCGCCGAGCGATGCCGATACCTTCAAAGTAGCGACAATTGTGGACGGCCAATTAAAATACAGCAGCAAGAACTACTCTTCAATGGATCAAGCGTCCGCTGCCATCACAGATTCCAACAATCAAGTGGTGACACAAGGTGCGGATCAAACACAAATTGTCAAAATGAAATCCGGCGTTGCCGTGGCAAAAGCAACAGTCGATAGTGCGATCACTATCATTTATGCGGAGGATCTGAAAACACAGCTGACATATGTTGTGCCTCAAACTGAATTGAGATACATAGACGCAGATGACCAAAAAGTGAAGGTGCAAATTGCCGAAACGATTGGCTATGTGAAGCAGACAGCTGTTACGCTTGTACCAAATCAATTGAAACAAGGCCAATCCTATTACATGAATAACGGAGGAAGCCTGGAGCATTATATCTTCAGTCCAGCAGCTGGAACATATGCTTCGTATGTGTATGGAAAGGCTCCTTCATTCCTGACGCCGGGAGTAAAATATTACAGCTGGGACGGACATACCTTCCTTAATGAAAACGGCACAAAAGTCGGGGATGCTTATCAATATTTCAACTATCTTTCTGTAAGGACTACAACAAGCTATACTGCAGATCAATTGAATCAATATGTGAATGCGGTAAAAACAGATAGCCCCCTTAAAACACAAGGGGCGGCGTTTAAGAAAGCAGAAGAACTATACCACATCAATGCACTGTATCTGCTGGCAAATGCAATCCATGAAAGCAACTATGGACTGAGCAGCATTGCCAAAGATAAGTTTAACCTTTTCGGCATCAAAGCATATGACGGCGATCCGTACAACAGTGCACAAACATTCACATCCTTTGAGGAGTGCATTCTTTATCAAGCAGAAAAGCTTTCAAGTCGATATGTTAACCCAAGCGGCGGTTATGATAATGGCGCCATTCCAGGGAATAAATCCGTTGGGATGAACGTGAAATATGCATCTGATCCGTATTGGGGCCAAAAAATTGCCGGGCACATGTACCGAGCAGACAACTACTTGAAAAACGCAGATTTTGGAAAGTATTCCCTAGGAGTGACAAGTGTCAGCGGCCTTAATGTTCGTCAGCAGCCGAATACATTGCTCCCTGCTGAATTCACTTACAAGAAAGTTGGACTTCCAATTGTCATCCTTGAATCCACTCCTCAACCAGATGGAACATGGATCAAAACAATTCCTGACTTATATTCTTACACAGATGCTTATATCCATGGTGACTTCGTAACAGAAATTCCGATTGCAAAATAA
- a CDS encoding S-layer homology domain-containing protein encodes MRKAAIFILALLIAVSTYAPGKASAATALGKELQAVVDLKIMQGNEKGDLMPKKSVTRGEFATFISRALKLPQGSGSFPDVAPSSKLAAGIYNANKAGIVTGYSNGNFGPNDKISREQMAVMIGRALTYKKVEKIADPINFTDNNQFTSSEFKREVMVNVHYKIINGIPNAEKPGTFRFEPKNDATREQAAAVIYRMLNAVNGQYKVASIQSGTIKESGQSFKTFAEAEQAITDSNNQVILVNGAVYKMKSGLVVPKNTAIIYDKDLKTQLTYVSDEAELNYIDADENSVKVEFAGKTGYVKHEEINLHPAQLVENRSFYKVEDGQLYHYVFKQSSRFYDPFIIGKAPSFLSEGNKYYSQDGSKFMDAAGNIAGTGYQYFSVLPLRTSTNYTADELNQFVESKQPGSPLAELGAEFKAAEAKYRVNALFMLSHAIIESQYGTSLIAKNKNNIFGIKAYDGNAFGEALSFDSLSDCVEFYAKMINDSYINPDSSYAKGAILGNKARGMNVHYAGDAYWGEKIAGMMYQIDTESGRKDFGDYRVAASTTDFINVRKSSNTQLAAQFTYHYQGAPFVILDEIPEYDGIWYKTLSDSPDYTVAYIRSDNAKELQIVK; translated from the coding sequence ATGAGAAAAGCAGCTATATTCATTCTCGCATTGCTTATTGCAGTGAGTACATATGCACCAGGTAAAGCATCTGCTGCAACGGCTCTTGGTAAAGAACTTCAAGCTGTCGTGGATCTCAAAATCATGCAAGGAAATGAAAAAGGAGACTTGATGCCTAAAAAGTCTGTCACAAGAGGAGAATTTGCGACTTTCATTTCCAGGGCATTAAAGCTTCCACAAGGGTCAGGTTCATTTCCTGATGTAGCGCCAAGCTCAAAGCTGGCTGCGGGCATTTATAATGCGAACAAAGCAGGTATCGTCACAGGGTACTCAAATGGGAACTTTGGTCCAAATGATAAAATAAGCCGCGAGCAGATGGCCGTTATGATTGGAAGGGCACTGACGTATAAAAAAGTCGAAAAAATCGCCGATCCGATCAATTTTACGGATAACAACCAGTTCACTTCTTCTGAATTCAAAAGAGAAGTTATGGTCAATGTTCATTATAAGATTATTAACGGGATTCCAAATGCTGAAAAGCCCGGTACTTTCCGCTTTGAACCAAAAAACGATGCAACACGCGAACAGGCGGCAGCGGTCATCTATCGGATGCTGAATGCCGTTAACGGACAATATAAAGTAGCTTCCATTCAGAGTGGAACTATTAAAGAGTCAGGTCAATCATTTAAAACGTTTGCGGAAGCGGAGCAAGCAATCACGGATTCTAACAATCAAGTTATTCTTGTCAATGGTGCCGTTTACAAAATGAAATCTGGTCTGGTTGTACCAAAAAACACAGCGATCATTTATGATAAGGACTTAAAAACACAGTTAACATATGTTTCTGATGAAGCAGAATTGAACTATATCGACGCTGACGAAAATAGTGTTAAAGTAGAATTTGCAGGCAAAACAGGATATGTGAAACATGAAGAAATTAATCTTCATCCTGCTCAGCTTGTAGAAAACCGTTCATTTTACAAAGTAGAGGACGGTCAGCTTTATCATTATGTCTTTAAACAATCCAGCCGATTTTATGATCCATTTATCATTGGGAAAGCACCTTCTTTCTTGAGTGAAGGAAATAAGTATTACAGCCAGGATGGAAGCAAATTTATGGATGCAGCAGGGAACATTGCAGGTACAGGCTATCAATATTTCAGTGTGCTTCCATTAAGAACATCGACAAATTATACAGCGGATGAGTTAAATCAATTCGTTGAAAGTAAACAGCCTGGAAGTCCTTTAGCTGAACTAGGTGCAGAATTTAAAGCGGCCGAAGCAAAATATCGCGTAAATGCCTTATTCATGCTTTCACACGCTATCATCGAGAGCCAGTATGGAACGAGCTTGATCGCGAAAAACAAGAATAATATTTTTGGTATCAAAGCATATGACGGCAATGCATTCGGAGAGGCTCTTTCATTCGACTCGCTTTCAGACTGTGTTGAATTCTATGCGAAAATGATTAATGACAGCTACATCAATCCAGACAGCTCTTATGCAAAAGGAGCAATCCTTGGCAATAAAGCTCGTGGAATGAATGTCCATTATGCTGGCGACGCTTATTGGGGAGAAAAAATAGCTGGAATGATGTATCAAATCGATACGGAATCAGGAAGAAAGGATTTTGGGGATTATCGTGTAGCGGCGTCTACGACTGATTTCATCAATGTACGTAAATCTTCGAATACTCAGCTGGCAGCCCAATTCACCTACCATTATCAAGGAGCGCCATTTGTCATTCTAGATGAAATTCCTGAATATGACGGCATCTGGTATAAGACCCTATCCGACTCTCCGGATTATACAGTGGCTTACATCAGAAGCGACAATGCGAAGGAACTTCAAATCGTAAAATAA